Sequence from the Flavobacterium sp. J372 genome:
TGTAATGAACATGAAGGCAGATGCCGATGAAAAAACGCGCACCATCCTGGAACGTACCGCAATGACCTGCCCTGTTTTCCTCAGCCTCAACCCTGATATTGAGAAAGACGTTACTTTTAACTGGTAGTTTTTTTTGGACGAGCAGCAAAAACTCCTGATAAAACTGGCGCATACTAAAATGCCTTTCGGTAAATATGAAGGCCGTTATCTTATAGACCTGCCTGAATATTATGTAGTATGGTACCACAACAAAGGCTTCCCGAAAGGCCAATTGGGCGACCAGCTCCGGCTTGTGTATGAACTTAAGCTAAACGGCCTGGAGCATATCATCAGGAATATAAAGGCGCAGTACCCAAAGCAGTAGATCGCATGATTTCATATTATTTCTTATTTTTACAAAAATATTTCCGTGATGGACAATGCGGCACTTAAATTGGAATTATTAGACTGGCTCATCCATCTTAATGATGAGTCGAAAATACGAGCGATTGAATCTATCAAGAATCAATCAAATGATGTAGTGGCATATACTGTCTTTGGTGAGCCGCTTACCGAAGCGCAATATCAGAAGGAAATAGATAAGGGTGTTGCTGATGTACAAGCTGGTCGTGTGAAACCCTTATCAGAGATTAAAAAAAATATAGCAGGAATGAATAAACCTGAAGTATTTTTAAGTAGTGAAGCCGAATATGATTTAGATGCGATTTATGAATATTATTTTGGAAAGTCTCCACAGGCTGCAAATAATATAATTAACAATATAATAGTTCAGATTGAAACGCTTGTTTTTAATGAACAATTCCAAAAAGAGCCTTCCAGGCTAGAATTGAGAAGAATTATCAGGAAATTACAAGATACTTTATCAGGTTAGAGAAAATTCAGCTTATATAATCCGTATTTTCGACAGCCGTCGTGATTCCTCACACCTCTAAAACTTTCTTCTCCAAACCCCAATATTCAGTTAAGACAGATAATTAATTTTCCGTACTTTTGCCTCGTTTTTTACAACAACAGCAACAACAACACAACTTGCCCGCTTCAACACCGGGCGCAACACAACAGGCATGAATCAGGTTAAGTACATTTTTGTTACAGGCGGCGTTACGTCTTCCCTCGGGAAGGGCATTATCGCGGCTTCACTGGCAAAACTATTGCAGGCGCGCGGCTACCGCACCACCATACAAAAGTTCGACCCTTATATTAACGTTGACCCCGGTACGCTAAACCCGTACGAGCACGGAGAATGTTATGTAACGGATGATGGTGCAGAGACCGACCTTGACCTTGGGCATTATGAGAGGTTTTTGAATGTGCCTACATCTCAGGCGAATAACGTAACAACCGGGCGTGTATACCTATCGGTAATTGAAAAAGAACGCAGGGGCGAGTTTTTAGGAAAGACAGTACAGGTAGTGCCGCACATCACCAACGAGATTAAAGAGCGCATGCAGCTGCTTGGCAACTCAGGTGATTATGATATAATTATTACAGAAATTGGCGGAACGGTAGGTGATATCGAGTCGCTGCCGTATATAGAATCAGTTAGGCAGCTTGTATGGGATTTAGGTGAGAACAACGCCATCGTGGTGCATCTTACGTTGGTACCGTACCTTGCCGCAGCAGGAGAGTTGAAAACTAAGCCAACGCAGCACTCAGTAAAAACATTGATGGAAAGCGGTATAAAAGCCGATATTCTTGTTTGCCGTACAGAGCATGAGCTTTCGGCTGACCTGAAGCAGAAGCTGGCGCTGTTCTGTAATGTGAAGACAGAAGCGGTAATACAATCTATTGATGCATCAACAATATACGATGTTCCGAACCTGATGCTAGAAGAAGGTCTTGACAGGGTGGCACTGAAGAAGCTTGACCTGCCGGAGAAGAACACGCCGGACCTTAGCCAGTGGAATGAATTCCTCTTCAGGCTGAAGAACCCGAAACACACGGTTAACATTGGTCTTGTGGGTAAATATGTTGAGTTGCAGGATTCGTACAAGTCAATACTTGAAGCGTTCATACACGCCGGGTCAGCCAACGAAACCAAGGTGAACGTAATTAGCGTACACTCAGAGTATCTGGATGAAGAAAGCGCGCATGATAAGCTTGCCGGGCTTGACGGTATACTTGTAGCACCGGGCTTTGGTGGCAGAGGAATTGAAGGAAAGATAGAAACGGTACGCTATGCAAGGGAGAATAACATTCCGTTTTTCGGGATATGCCTCGGTATGCAAATGGCTGTGATAGAATATGCACGCAATGTGTTGGGCTGGAAAGATGCCAACTCAACCGAGATGAATGACAGCACAGCATACCCTGTCATCAACATCATGGAAGAGCAAAAGACGATTACAGATAAAGGTGGTACGATGCGGCTTGGCGCGTGGAAGTGCAGCCTGAAAGAAGGTTCGCTCGCTAAAAATATTTACGGCACGGCAGCTATTGAAGAGCGCCACCGCCACAGGTATGAGTTTAATAGTGAATACCTGCACGAACTTGAGAATGCAGGGCTTACAGCTTCGGGTATTAATCCCGACACCGGCCTTGTTGAGGTGATTGAGATTAAAAGTCATCCATTTTTCATAGGTGTGCAGTATCACCCTGAGTATAAGAGCACAGTGGCAAACCCGCACCCGTTGTTTGTGAGTTTTGTAAAAGCAGCCGTAGCCAGGAAGGGTTAGGGCTTTAAAATAAACAGGCGAAAAGCCTGAGGTAACAATAAATATAAATGGAAGAAAAGAAGTTAGACGTTAAGTCGATTATCGGTTTTGTGATCATTGCCCTTTTGATGGTGTATATGATTTATAATCAGTCACCATCACAGGAAGAAGTAAACAAAGAAAAAGCCAAGAAAGAGCAGATAGAGAAAGCCAAAGCTACGCAGATACCTGAGCAGCAGTCGGCAGCGGCAATGCCTGCAGATTCTACAGTTGCTGATTCTGTAAAACTGCAGCAGCTAAGAGGCTCTTTGGGCGCCTTTGCTTACAGCGCTACCCTGCCATCAGCAAAAGGTAACGTTACAGAACTTAAGAACCCGTTATTAACCCTTCGCATCTCCAATAAAGGCGGTTATATTGCAGAGGCCAACATCAACAGTTTTGAGCAGTTTGAAAAGGGCTCAAAGCAGCGTGTCGAGCTTATCAAAAAGAATAACGCCGACCTGAATATCCAGATAAAGACTAAGGATAACCGCATACTTAATACACGTGACATGTATTTTGAGCCTGTGGTTACCAAAGAAGGTGAAAACCAGGTGCTGACCATGCGGCTTAAAGCAGGGGCAAACCAGTTCCTTGAGTACCGCTACGTGATGAAGCCAAATGATTATATGCTTGACTTCTCAATCCGTACACAGGGATTGTCGCAGGTACTGAATACATCTGCCCCGGCTGACCTTGAGTGGCAGCTGAAGGCCTTCCGCAATGAAAAGAGTGTAAGCTATGAAAATCGCTATACAGAGCTTGTGTTTGAATATGAAGATGGTAAAGACAACTATCTTGGCCAGGGGAAAGATGAGGCTGACAAGGCTGAGGATGTTACCTATGTGGCTTTTAAGCAGCATTTCTTCACATCAATATTATTGACTGATACTCCGTTCAAAACAGCTGACCTGACATCGGAAAATCTTGTGAAAGATGAAAAGCTGGATACCACTTACACTAAGAACTTTACCGCTAAAATGCCGCTTGAGTTTAAAGGCGGTGAACTTAGCTACAATATGAACATGTACTACGGCCCGGCCGACTTCAAAATACTTGATAGTTATAACAAGAACCTTGATGAGGTAATGCCGCTTGGCTGGGGTATTT
This genomic interval carries:
- a CDS encoding DUF3820 family protein — protein: MDEQQKLLIKLAHTKMPFGKYEGRYLIDLPEYYVVWYHNKGFPKGQLGDQLRLVYELKLNGLEHIIRNIKAQYPKQ
- a CDS encoding CTP synthase translates to MNQVKYIFVTGGVTSSLGKGIIAASLAKLLQARGYRTTIQKFDPYINVDPGTLNPYEHGECYVTDDGAETDLDLGHYERFLNVPTSQANNVTTGRVYLSVIEKERRGEFLGKTVQVVPHITNEIKERMQLLGNSGDYDIIITEIGGTVGDIESLPYIESVRQLVWDLGENNAIVVHLTLVPYLAAAGELKTKPTQHSVKTLMESGIKADILVCRTEHELSADLKQKLALFCNVKTEAVIQSIDASTIYDVPNLMLEEGLDRVALKKLDLPEKNTPDLSQWNEFLFRLKNPKHTVNIGLVGKYVELQDSYKSILEAFIHAGSANETKVNVISVHSEYLDEESAHDKLAGLDGILVAPGFGGRGIEGKIETVRYARENNIPFFGICLGMQMAVIEYARNVLGWKDANSTEMNDSTAYPVINIMEEQKTITDKGGTMRLGAWKCSLKEGSLAKNIYGTAAIEERHRHRYEFNSEYLHELENAGLTASGINPDTGLVEVIEIKSHPFFIGVQYHPEYKSTVANPHPLFVSFVKAAVARKG
- the yidC gene encoding membrane protein insertase YidC, translating into MEEKKLDVKSIIGFVIIALLMVYMIYNQSPSQEEVNKEKAKKEQIEKAKATQIPEQQSAAAMPADSTVADSVKLQQLRGSLGAFAYSATLPSAKGNVTELKNPLLTLRISNKGGYIAEANINSFEQFEKGSKQRVELIKKNNADLNIQIKTKDNRILNTRDMYFEPVVTKEGENQVLTMRLKAGANQFLEYRYVMKPNDYMLDFSIRTQGLSQVLNTSAPADLEWQLKAFRNEKSVSYENRYTELVFEYEDGKDNYLGQGKDEADKAEDVTYVAFKQHFFTSILLTDTPFKTADLTSENLVKDEKLDTTYTKNFTAKMPLEFKGGELSYNMNMYYGPADFKILDSYNKNLDEVMPLGWGIFGWINKWLFIPFFTMLLNFMPHGIAIIFFTIIVRLAMSPVTYKSYVSQAKMKVLRPEIAELNAKYSKDPMKKQQETMKLYNKAGVNPMAGCLPALMQIPIFYALFQFFPSFFDLRQKNFLWADDLSSYDSIAHLPFYIPFYGNHVSLFPILASVAIFFYMKMTTGDQAMSAPPQDGMPDMSKIMKIMIYISPIMMLIFFNNYASGLSLYYFISNLITIGIMLVIKKYIVSEEKIHARIEENKSKPKKQSRFAQKMQEMMEQAQEQQNQRNQNRK